The following proteins come from a genomic window of Gossypium raimondii isolate GPD5lz chromosome 5, ASM2569854v1, whole genome shotgun sequence:
- the LOC105769603 gene encoding eukaryotic translation initiation factor 5, with protein MALQNIGASNSDDAFYRYKMPKMITKIEGRGNGIKTNVVNMVEIAKALARPASYTTKYFGCELGAQSKFDEKTGTSLVNGAHDTAKLAGLLENFIKKYVQCYGCGNPETEIVITKTQMLTLKCAACGFVSDVDMRDKLTTFILKNPPEAKKSSKDKKAMRRAEKERLKEGEAADEELKKVKKEAKKKGSSTTTTSKATAPKGAVTKKKSKDSDEDHSPTHSQADENKEVADDDDDNVQWQTDTSLEAAQQRIQEQLSAVTADMVMLSTDEEKKSVKKSPEREAKALENGVTAHEKLLDEIKKYLNTGSSAAQLKSFLGSLSGTSQEIMDALFTVLFHDVGKGFAEEVTKKKNYLAAAAREEGWQMMLLNSIESFCGKANLEAAKEAALVLKVLYDNDILEEEFIMEWYQKGVAGGNKSSQIWKNSKPFIEWLQNAESETEEE; from the coding sequence ATGGCTTTGCAAAATATTGGTGCTTCGAACAGTGATGATGCCTTTTATAGGTATAAGATGCCTAAAATGATAACCAAGATTGAAGGGAGAGGAAATGGCATCAAGACTAACGTGGTTAACATGGTTGAAATTGCAAAGGCCTTGGCTAGACCTGCTTCTTACACCacaaaatattttggttgtgAACTCGGAGCCCAATCCAAGTTTGATGAGAAGACTGGAACTTCTCTTGTCAATGGGGCCCATGACACTGCTAAGCTTGCAGGGCTTCTTGAGAACTTCATTAAGAAGTATGTTCAGTGCTATGGCTGTGGGAACCCTGAAACTGAGATAGTTATTACTAAGACACAGATGCTTACCCTGAAATGTGCTGCGTGTGGGTTTGTTTCTGATGTTGACATGAGAGATAAGCTTACAACTTTCATTCTTAAAAACCCACCTGAGGCTAAGAAGTCTTCAAAAGACAAGAAGGCAATGAGGAGGGCTGAGAAGGAAAGACTCAAGGAGGGTGAGGCCGCTGATGAAGAGCTGAAGAAGGTTAAAAAAGAGGCAAAAAAGAAAGGTTCCTCTACCACTACTACTTCAAAGGCTACTGCTCCCAAAGGTGCAGTAACCAAGAAGAAAAGCAAAGATTCTGATGAGGATCACTCCCCAACTCACAGCCAGGCTGATGAGAACAAAGAGGTggctgatgatgatgatgataatgtgCAGTGGCAAACAGATACTTCACTGGAGGCTGCTCAACAGCGTATACAAGAACAGTTGAGTGCTGTTACAGCTGATATGGTAATGCTTTCTACTGATGAAGAAAAGAAGTCAGTGAAGAAGTCTCCAGAGCGTGAGGCTAAGGCACTAGAGAATGGTGTCACTGCCCATGAGAAACTTCTTGATGAGATAAAGAAATACCTCAATACGGGGTCATCTGCAGCTCAGCTTAAATCCTTCCTGGGTTCACTCTCTGGAACGTCCCAAGAAATCATGGACGCCCTTTTTACTGTACTCTTTCATGATGTTGGGAAGGGGTTCGCGGAGGAAGTAACTAAAAAGAAGAACTACCTTGCAGCAGCAGCCAGAGAAGAGGGATGGCAGATGATGCTCCTCAATTCTATCGAGTCTTTCTGTGGCAAGGCAAACCTCGAGGCAGCTAAGGAGGCGGCTTTGGTTCTTAAAGTGCTATATGACAATGACATCTTGGAAGAAGAGTTCATCATGGAATGGTACCAGAAGGGTGTAGCCGGTGGTAATAAGAGTTCTCAGATATGGAAGAACTCCAAGCCCTTCATCGAGTGGCTCCAGAATGCCGAGTCTGAGACAGAAGAGGAGTGA